The following proteins are co-located in the Flammeovirga kamogawensis genome:
- the rocD gene encoding ornithine--oxo-acid transaminase, giving the protein MENVMTISSKEAIELEKKYGANNYAPLPVVLERGEGVFVWDVEGNKYYDFLSAYSAVNQGHVHPRILDVMIKQASKLTLTSRAFYSDQLGLAEKMLCETFGFERAILMNTGAEGNETAIKLARKWGYEKKGIPANEAVIIGVEKNFHGRTTTIISASTDPVATTNFGPYMPGFEIVPYNDLSALEEALKNPNVAGLWLEPIQGEAGVYVPQDGYLKAAQELCTKHNVLFMVDEVQTGVGRTGKLLASDYDEIKPDMVILGKAISGGFYPVSCVLTSSEVMDVFNPGEHGSTYGGNPLGCAVMMEALTVLKEEKMMENAFRLGEIFRSKMEELSGKTDLLLGVRGKGLLNALLVNDSEDSKTATNICYKLMDKGLLAKPTHGNIIRFAPPLVITEEQLEDCINIITDVVMNFKK; this is encoded by the coding sequence ATGGAAAATGTAATGACTATCTCATCGAAAGAAGCGATCGAACTAGAAAAAAAATACGGTGCTAATAATTACGCTCCGCTACCAGTAGTTCTAGAGAGAGGAGAAGGAGTTTTCGTTTGGGATGTAGAAGGAAACAAATACTATGATTTCTTGTCTGCATACAGTGCAGTAAATCAAGGACATGTTCATCCAAGAATTTTGGATGTAATGATTAAGCAGGCGTCAAAGCTTACGCTAACATCTAGAGCATTTTATTCAGATCAATTGGGTTTAGCAGAGAAAATGCTATGTGAAACTTTTGGTTTTGAACGTGCTATTTTAATGAATACAGGTGCAGAAGGTAATGAAACAGCAATTAAGCTTGCACGTAAGTGGGGATACGAGAAAAAAGGTATTCCAGCTAATGAAGCAGTGATTATTGGTGTTGAAAAGAATTTTCATGGTAGAACAACTACTATTATTTCCGCATCTACAGATCCAGTAGCAACAACAAACTTTGGCCCATATATGCCAGGTTTTGAAATTGTACCTTACAACGATCTATCTGCTTTAGAAGAAGCATTAAAGAATCCAAACGTTGCTGGACTTTGGTTAGAACCAATTCAAGGAGAAGCAGGTGTTTATGTACCTCAAGATGGGTATCTAAAAGCGGCTCAAGAGTTATGCACCAAACACAATGTACTCTTTATGGTAGATGAGGTACAAACAGGTGTAGGTAGAACGGGCAAATTATTAGCTTCAGACTACGATGAAATAAAACCAGATATGGTAATCCTTGGTAAAGCTATTTCAGGTGGTTTTTATCCTGTTTCTTGTGTACTTACATCTTCTGAAGTGATGGATGTATTTAACCCAGGTGAACACGGTTCTACATATGGTGGTAACCCGCTAGGATGTGCTGTAATGATGGAAGCTCTTACAGTGCTGAAAGAGGAGAAAATGATGGAAAATGCTTTCCGTTTAGGAGAAATTTTCAGATCTAAAATGGAAGAATTATCTGGTAAAACAGATTTATTATTAGGTGTAAGAGGTAAAGGACTTCTGAATGCTTTATTAGTAAATGATTCTGAGGATAGTAAAACAGCTACTAATATCTGTTATAAATTAATGGATAAAGGATTGTTGGCAAAACCTACACATGGTAACATTATTCGTTTTGCACCTCCATTGGTAATTACAGAAGAGCAACTAGAAGATTGTATCAATATTATTACTGATGTTGTAATGAACTTTAAAAAGTAA
- a CDS encoding OmpA family protein, with the protein MRSIFTRSGFILFILIIAVFSSPSFSQKKRKKKKEVEKKEQQDSGLKITEFEPTKINKVVKLPGLKFPNINVRPYYRNDQQLALIARLERNKQWDEYREQLYVYVTSFGINNFIVKEDMDLLWRLANVSEYLGDRVLAKEAYRLILRHYRGDFSRALKHYESLTLFEKPLYANLEDYYRLVDKRALIDTLTPPEDVLVDMGDQVNSQFSDYGMTLGGEDQNKLLFTSNRSDRDTSAFNQQFNPKTANEDIYISEKTEFDMWGEAVAFEAINSNYNEGSPYLSKDGKTLYFIRCMAPGGLGDCDIYYSNRVGDSTWSEPVNLGPNINSYAWDSHPSLSMTEDTLFFASDRKGGFGNSDIYMSIKSEKGTWGKAKNVGPFINSRGSELSPYPHVKFPVLYFSSSLGVVNFGGFDIYKSFIVDGQFSEPKNVGPLVNGGGDEYYFAIDADAKQLYYAKSKVKGDPNLDLQSFPLPMEAKPNNTVRFSGRVTEQSTGEVFKGVVTVIDLSDKVEVAPKSIREDGSFDFELINDKKYLLVIEGDNFFQIEEIFFVEGDKHVQIPAISVNSSLSFASIDFDPGSAKLKPEMENNLHLVVDFLVKHTNYRLIVTGHTDADGNSEANVKLSRERAESIKEFIINYGELDDNRVIADGKGDNDPIILHPSNEEEKRLNRRVEFKIFLDEYRISVPVSDDDVDWGED; encoded by the coding sequence ATGAGAAGCATCTTCACAAGAAGCGGTTTTATACTCTTTATACTAATTATTGCAGTTTTTTCTAGCCCATCTTTCTCCCAAAAGAAAAGAAAGAAAAAAAAGGAAGTAGAAAAAAAAGAGCAACAAGATAGTGGATTGAAAATTACGGAATTTGAGCCTACTAAAATTAATAAGGTAGTCAAGTTGCCTGGTTTGAAATTCCCTAATATTAATGTTAGACCATATTATAGAAACGATCAGCAACTAGCTTTAATAGCTAGGCTTGAACGTAATAAACAATGGGACGAATACAGAGAACAACTTTATGTATATGTTACTTCATTTGGCATAAATAACTTTATTGTTAAAGAAGATATGGATTTACTTTGGCGTTTAGCTAATGTATCTGAATATCTTGGAGATAGAGTTTTAGCAAAAGAAGCATACAGATTAATTCTAAGACACTACCGTGGAGACTTTAGTAGAGCGTTAAAACATTATGAATCGCTGACTTTATTTGAAAAACCTTTATATGCAAACCTTGAAGACTACTACAGGCTTGTTGATAAAAGAGCATTAATTGATACTTTAACCCCTCCAGAAGATGTTTTAGTTGACATGGGTGATCAGGTCAATTCTCAATTTTCTGATTATGGAATGACTTTAGGTGGGGAGGATCAAAATAAATTACTATTTACAAGTAATAGGAGTGATAGAGATACCTCTGCTTTTAACCAACAGTTTAACCCTAAAACAGCAAATGAAGATATTTATATAAGTGAGAAGACAGAATTTGATATGTGGGGAGAGGCTGTTGCCTTTGAAGCTATAAACTCTAATTATAATGAAGGGTCTCCGTATTTATCAAAAGATGGAAAAACGCTGTATTTTATTAGATGTATGGCTCCAGGGGGTTTAGGAGATTGTGATATTTATTATTCTAATAGAGTAGGAGATTCGACTTGGAGTGAGCCTGTAAATTTAGGTCCAAATATAAATTCTTATGCATGGGATTCACACCCTTCTTTATCAATGACTGAAGATACCTTGTTTTTTGCCTCTGACAGGAAAGGAGGATTTGGAAACAGTGATATTTATATGAGTATAAAGTCTGAGAAAGGTACTTGGGGTAAAGCTAAAAATGTTGGCCCATTTATTAATTCAAGAGGAAGTGAGTTAAGCCCATATCCACATGTAAAATTTCCTGTTTTGTATTTTAGTTCTTCTTTAGGCGTGGTAAATTTTGGTGGATTCGATATTTATAAATCATTTATTGTAGACGGGCAGTTTAGTGAACCTAAAAATGTTGGTCCGTTAGTAAATGGTGGTGGAGATGAGTATTATTTTGCTATTGATGCTGATGCAAAACAATTGTATTACGCAAAATCTAAAGTAAAAGGAGATCCAAACCTAGATCTACAATCATTTCCTTTACCTATGGAAGCTAAACCAAATAATACGGTGCGTTTTTCAGGTAGGGTGACAGAACAATCAACAGGAGAAGTTTTTAAAGGGGTTGTTACTGTTATTGATTTATCTGATAAAGTAGAAGTTGCGCCAAAATCTATAAGAGAAGATGGCTCTTTTGACTTTGAATTAATAAATGATAAAAAGTATTTATTAGTAATTGAAGGAGATAACTTTTTTCAGATAGAAGAGATATTTTTTGTTGAAGGGGATAAACATGTTCAGATTCCTGCAATTTCTGTTAATAGTTCATTGTCGTTTGCATCAATTGATTTTGATCCGGGAAGTGCAAAGTTGAAACCTGAAATGGAAAACAACTTACACTTAGTGGTTGATTTTTTAGTGAAACATACTAATTATAGGTTGATTGTAACGGGGCATACTGATGCAGATGGTAATTCTGAAGCAAACGTAAAACTATCAAGAGAAAGAGCCGAATCGATCAAGGAATTTATTATTAACTACGGAGAGTTAGATGATAATAGAGTAATTGCAGATGGTAAAGGAGATAATGACCCAATCATTCTTCATCCCTCTAACGAAGAAGAAAAAAGATTAAATAGAAGAGTGGAGTTTAAGATCTTTTTGGATGAATATAGAATTTCAGTACCTGTATCTGATGATGATGTAGACTGGGGAGAAGATTGA
- the lon gene encoding endopeptidase La, with amino-acid sequence MRSKDTLAQGLLSNINNDAIISVIADDETESYNLDNIEELEVPILPLRNMVLFPNVLIPITIGREKSNKLVEHAYSNKKFIAVVAQRDASVEDPAKKDLYQFGTLVQIIKILKLPDGNSTIIAQGRKKIELKELTSEEPFLSGQVVIHEEDFSKIKKTEEKALESSLRDVAYEILSLNRDIPQEASLALENIKGLDFLANFIATNINAEVNDKQKILRISDGKVKVERLLKLMNKEVNLLEIKNEIAGKTNVDIDQQQRDYYLRQQMKVLQTELGAEGPDEEIAALKERAEKKDWPDNVKDHFYKELAKLMRSNPAAADFAVSMNYCEFMLDLPWNKITEDSFDLKNAQKILDKDHQGLEKVKERILEYLAVLKLKNDIKGPILCLYGPPGVGKTSLGRSIAKALGREYNRISLGGLHDETEIRGHRKTYVGAMPGKIMQSIKKSGVSNPVFILDEIDKIGNDFRGDPSSAFLEVLDPEQNNAFTDNYLEVEYDLSKVLFIATANSLDTIQPALRDRMEIIEITGYTFEEKEEIAKKHLIPKQRTEHGLKAKDFTISAKGLKFLIENYTRESGVRGLERTIGSVIRKVAKSIAMEEEYKKSIGPDEVIKYLGAPIFERETYQDNEYAGVVTGLAWTQVGGEILFIESSLNKGKGRLTLSGQLGDVMKESATTALSWLKANADKYGIDHRVFETYDLHIHVPAGAVPKDGPSAGITMLTSMVSTYTQRKIKSKLAMTGEITLRGKVLPVGGIKEKLLAAKRAGIKEIIFSERNQRDVKDIPEKYTDGLKLNFVKDAKEVLEIALMKTKVDDPINFEFPKEK; translated from the coding sequence ATGAGAAGTAAAGATACATTAGCCCAAGGGCTCCTATCCAATATAAATAACGATGCTATTATTTCTGTTATAGCAGATGATGAAACTGAAAGTTATAATTTAGATAATATTGAAGAATTAGAAGTACCCATATTACCTCTTAGAAATATGGTATTATTCCCTAATGTACTTATCCCTATCACAATTGGTAGAGAGAAGTCAAATAAATTAGTGGAACATGCTTATTCTAATAAGAAATTTATAGCCGTTGTAGCACAAAGAGACGCTTCTGTTGAAGATCCTGCTAAAAAGGATTTATATCAATTTGGTACATTAGTTCAGATAATTAAAATTTTAAAACTTCCTGATGGCAATAGTACAATTATTGCTCAGGGACGTAAAAAAATAGAATTAAAAGAATTAACTTCTGAAGAGCCATTCCTTTCTGGACAAGTGGTTATTCATGAAGAAGATTTTTCTAAGATTAAGAAAACAGAAGAGAAAGCTTTAGAGTCTTCTTTAAGAGATGTTGCTTATGAAATCCTTAGTTTAAATAGAGATATTCCTCAAGAGGCTTCTTTAGCTTTAGAAAATATTAAAGGTTTAGATTTCCTTGCCAATTTTATTGCTACAAACATTAATGCTGAAGTTAATGACAAGCAAAAAATATTAAGAATTTCTGATGGAAAAGTTAAAGTTGAAAGGCTATTAAAGCTGATGAACAAAGAGGTTAACTTATTAGAAATTAAAAACGAAATTGCAGGAAAAACAAACGTAGATATTGATCAACAACAACGTGATTATTATTTACGTCAACAAATGAAAGTCCTTCAAACTGAACTTGGTGCTGAAGGACCTGATGAAGAGATTGCTGCATTAAAAGAACGTGCCGAGAAAAAAGATTGGCCAGATAATGTAAAAGATCACTTTTACAAAGAATTAGCAAAACTAATGCGTTCCAATCCTGCAGCTGCTGACTTTGCAGTATCTATGAACTACTGTGAGTTTATGTTGGACTTGCCTTGGAATAAAATTACTGAAGATTCTTTCGACTTAAAAAATGCTCAGAAGATTCTTGATAAAGACCATCAAGGTTTAGAAAAAGTAAAAGAACGTATTTTAGAATACCTTGCTGTTCTTAAGCTTAAAAATGACATTAAAGGACCTATTCTTTGTTTATATGGCCCTCCTGGTGTTGGTAAAACATCATTAGGGAGATCAATTGCCAAAGCATTAGGTAGAGAATATAACCGTATTTCATTAGGTGGTTTACACGATGAAACAGAAATTAGAGGACACCGTAAAACTTACGTAGGTGCTATGCCTGGTAAGATTATGCAGAGCATAAAAAAATCTGGTGTATCTAACCCTGTTTTTATTCTTGATGAAATCGATAAAATTGGAAATGACTTTAGAGGCGACCCTTCTTCTGCATTTTTAGAAGTTCTTGATCCAGAACAAAACAACGCATTTACTGATAATTACCTTGAGGTGGAGTACGACTTATCGAAGGTATTATTTATTGCTACTGCCAACTCTTTAGATACCATTCAACCTGCATTACGTGATAGAATGGAAATTATTGAGATTACAGGTTATACGTTCGAAGAAAAAGAAGAAATTGCCAAAAAGCATTTAATTCCTAAACAAAGAACTGAACATGGATTAAAAGCAAAAGATTTTACAATCTCTGCAAAAGGTTTAAAATTCTTAATCGAGAATTATACTAGAGAATCGGGTGTTCGTGGTCTTGAAAGAACAATTGGCTCTGTAATTAGAAAAGTAGCAAAATCTATTGCTATGGAAGAAGAGTACAAAAAATCTATCGGACCTGACGAAGTAATTAAATACTTAGGAGCACCTATTTTTGAAAGAGAAACATATCAGGATAATGAGTATGCTGGTGTTGTTACTGGATTAGCATGGACACAAGTTGGTGGTGAGATTTTATTTATTGAAAGCTCACTAAATAAAGGAAAAGGAAGATTAACACTTTCTGGTCAACTTGGAGATGTGATGAAAGAATCTGCAACTACAGCTCTTTCATGGTTAAAAGCTAATGCTGATAAGTATGGGATTGATCATAGAGTTTTTGAAACATACGATTTACACATTCACGTTCCCGCAGGTGCTGTTCCAAAAGACGGACCTTCTGCAGGTATTACAATGCTAACATCTATGGTTTCTACTTATACTCAAAGAAAAATCAAATCTAAGTTAGCAATGACTGGTGAGATTACTTTAAGAGGTAAAGTACTACCAGTTGGCGGAATTAAAGAAAAGCTTTTAGCTGCAAAAAGAGCAGGTATTAAAGAAATTATTTTCTCTGAGAGAAATCAACGAGATGTAAAAGATATTCCTGAAAAATATACTGATGGATTAAAGCTTAATTTTGTAAAAGACGCAAAAGAAGTTTTAGAAATTGCTTTAATGAAAACTAAAGTAGACGATCCTATCAATTTCGAATTCCCTAAGGAAAAATAA
- a CDS encoding beta-ketoacyl-ACP synthase III, producing MSPLYAAITAVAGWVPEDKLTNHDLEKLVETSDEWITSRTGIKERRILKGENLGTSTLAINAVSALLKKKNIDGSEVDLVICATSTPDMGFISTANIVCEAIHSNAMSFDISAACSGFIYGLEMASNFIKSGNYKKIVVVGADKMSSVMDYSDRNTCILFGDGAGAVLIEPSEEYGLIDSVMHSDGSGKDLLHVKRGSAYPISLEQLAEKEHYFYQDGKSVFKHAVTNMASAAESIMKRNELSSDDIAYLIPHQANLRIIDATAKRMGVSKDRVCINIEKYGNTTGATIPLCLWDFEKQFKKGDNLVFAAFGGGFTWGSIYLKWAYDTE from the coding sequence ATGAGTCCATTGTACGCTGCAATTACCGCTGTAGCAGGTTGGGTTCCTGAGGACAAACTCACAAACCACGATTTAGAAAAATTAGTGGAAACTAGCGACGAGTGGATCACCTCACGCACAGGTATTAAAGAACGACGAATTTTAAAAGGTGAAAATCTTGGAACTTCGACGCTTGCAATAAATGCAGTCTCTGCACTTCTAAAGAAAAAAAATATCGATGGAAGTGAAGTAGACCTTGTTATTTGTGCAACTTCTACTCCTGATATGGGATTTATCTCAACCGCAAATATTGTTTGCGAGGCTATTCACTCTAATGCCATGAGTTTTGATATATCAGCTGCTTGTTCAGGTTTTATATACGGACTAGAAATGGCTTCTAACTTTATAAAGTCAGGCAATTACAAGAAAATTGTAGTAGTTGGTGCAGACAAAATGTCGTCTGTAATGGATTACAGCGATAGAAATACATGTATTTTATTTGGTGATGGCGCAGGAGCTGTGCTTATAGAACCAAGTGAAGAATATGGCCTAATCGATTCTGTAATGCATTCTGATGGATCAGGCAAAGACTTATTACATGTAAAAAGAGGTTCTGCCTATCCAATAAGCTTAGAACAACTAGCTGAAAAGGAACATTATTTTTACCAAGATGGTAAATCTGTATTTAAGCATGCTGTGACGAATATGGCTTCTGCTGCTGAAAGCATCATGAAGAGAAATGAATTATCATCTGATGATATTGCCTATTTAATTCCGCACCAAGCCAACTTAAGAATTATAGATGCAACAGCCAAGAGAATGGGTGTTAGTAAAGACCGTGTTTGTATTAATATAGAAAAATATGGTAATACAACTGGTGCTACTATTCCATTATGTCTTTGGGATTTTGAAAAGCAATTCAAAAAAGGAGACAACTTAGTTTTTGCTGCATTTGGAGGTGGTTTTACTTGGGGCTCTATTTATCTAAAATGGGCATACGATACTGAGTAA
- a CDS encoding diacylglycerol/lipid kinase family protein — protein sequence MKNIVLIANPVSGNGLSVKAAEITQQTLAAKGLNVHISYTQHAGHASQLAKNFINEFDIIVAIGGDGTVNEIASALVNSPAILGIIPTGSGNGLARHLKIPMNLKSAIKCLYREKVVKIDAPKVNNEYFFCTAGIGFDAQVSHSFANMKGRGFMNYIKATFLEYFKYRSKNYALYLDTKKKALDAFVITIANAAQYGNNAYIAPKAKINDGLLEVTLLPKPSFFDAINFSIRLFTKKIHKHNKVKTLQTETIKIDVPTENGDIYGHKDGEPEIWHLPLEFSLKSNDKLTVIGNTDKL from the coding sequence ATGAAAAACATCGTATTAATTGCCAACCCAGTGTCCGGGAATGGCTTATCAGTTAAGGCTGCAGAAATTACTCAACAAACATTAGCAGCTAAAGGGCTAAATGTACATATTTCTTATACCCAACATGCAGGTCACGCTAGTCAATTAGCTAAAAACTTTATTAATGAATTTGACATTATTGTTGCCATAGGTGGTGATGGAACAGTAAATGAAATAGCATCAGCTTTGGTTAATTCGCCCGCTATTTTAGGAATTATACCAACAGGATCCGGCAATGGTTTAGCCAGACACCTTAAAATTCCTATGAATTTAAAAAGTGCTATAAAATGCTTGTACAGAGAGAAAGTTGTCAAAATAGATGCTCCTAAAGTAAATAATGAGTACTTCTTTTGTACTGCTGGTATTGGCTTTGATGCTCAAGTCAGTCATTCTTTTGCTAATATGAAAGGAAGAGGATTTATGAACTATATCAAAGCTACTTTTCTTGAATACTTTAAATATCGCTCTAAAAACTATGCACTCTATTTGGACACAAAGAAAAAAGCTCTAGATGCTTTTGTTATTACAATTGCGAATGCGGCTCAATATGGTAATAATGCATATATAGCTCCTAAGGCAAAAATTAATGATGGATTATTAGAAGTTACATTACTGCCAAAACCCTCATTTTTTGATGCTATCAATTTTTCTATCCGTTTATTTACTAAAAAAATACATAAGCACAATAAAGTAAAAACGTTACAAACAGAAACAATTAAAATTGATGTTCCTACTGAGAATGGTGATATTTATGGACACAAAGATGGAGAACCAGAAATATGGCATTTACCTCTAGAATTTAGTCTAAAATCTAACGATAAGTTAACTGTAATTGGCAATACTGATAAGCTTTAA
- the gltX gene encoding glutamate--tRNA ligase, with protein MENKVRVRFAPSPTGPLHIGGVRTALFNYLFAKHNGGDFLVRIEDTDQNRFVEGAEEYIKQSLEWAGIVADEAPWNPGDCGPYRQSERKDIYKEYADKLVKNDLAYYAFDTSEELEEMRERLKQARVNTPQYNSMTRMQMTNSLTLSAEEVQKRLDNGDPYVIRLKVPRKEEIRLNDMVRGWVMVHSHTIDDKILMKSDGMPTYHLANVVDDHLMGITHVIRGEEWLPSAPLHVLLYRYLGWEDSMPRFAHLPLLLKPDGNGKLSKRDGDKMGFAVFPLEWKDPATGDISRGFKEDGFLADAFINFLSFLGWNPGDEREFFTLEELIAEFTMERVTKAGTKFDIDKAKWFNQQYLKEKPDAELAKYLLADMAKDGVESTPEKAALVCNQLKERVTFPQEIWRDGRFFYEAPTSYDAKTVKKKWKPEGVAVLTDYAAAIENADSFTADDAKSIFMGILEQHEMKIGHVMPALRVAISGKGGGPDLMIMQEILGKEEVANRIKVAIEEISKLKEGN; from the coding sequence ATGGAAAATAAAGTAAGAGTACGTTTTGCTCCTAGTCCAACAGGACCACTTCACATTGGTGGAGTGCGTACAGCATTATTCAATTATCTATTTGCCAAACATAATGGTGGCGATTTCCTTGTTCGTATTGAGGATACAGACCAAAACCGTTTTGTTGAGGGTGCAGAAGAATATATTAAGCAGAGTTTAGAATGGGCAGGAATCGTTGCAGATGAAGCGCCTTGGAACCCTGGTGACTGTGGACCATACCGACAGTCTGAAAGAAAAGATATATACAAAGAATATGCTGACAAGTTAGTTAAAAACGACCTTGCTTATTATGCTTTTGATACTTCAGAAGAATTAGAGGAAATGCGCGAACGCTTAAAGCAAGCACGTGTAAATACACCTCAATATAATTCTATGACACGTATGCAAATGACGAATTCATTAACATTATCTGCTGAAGAAGTTCAAAAACGTTTAGATAATGGTGATCCCTATGTTATTCGTCTAAAAGTTCCTCGTAAAGAAGAAATTAGATTAAATGATATGGTTCGTGGTTGGGTTATGGTTCACTCACACACTATTGATGATAAAATTTTGATGAAGTCCGATGGTATGCCTACATATCACCTAGCTAATGTTGTTGATGACCATTTAATGGGAATCACTCACGTAATTAGAGGTGAAGAATGGTTACCTTCTGCACCACTTCATGTATTATTATATAGATATTTAGGTTGGGAAGATTCTATGCCTCGCTTTGCACATTTACCTCTTTTACTTAAGCCTGATGGTAATGGTAAATTAAGTAAGCGTGATGGTGACAAGATGGGATTTGCTGTTTTCCCTCTTGAATGGAAAGACCCTGCTACAGGCGATATTTCTAGAGGTTTTAAAGAAGATGGTTTCTTAGCAGATGCATTTATCAACTTCTTATCTTTCTTAGGTTGGAACCCAGGTGATGAGCGTGAATTCTTTACATTAGAAGAGTTAATTGCTGAATTTACTATGGAACGTGTTACTAAGGCAGGTACTAAATTTGATATCGATAAGGCTAAATGGTTTAACCAACAATACCTTAAAGAAAAGCCAGATGCTGAGTTAGCAAAATACCTTTTAGCTGATATGGCTAAAGATGGTGTGGAATCTACTCCTGAAAAAGCTGCTTTGGTTTGTAACCAACTAAAAGAACGTGTTACTTTCCCTCAAGAAATTTGGAGAGATGGACGTTTCTTCTACGAAGCGCCAACTTCTTACGATGCTAAAACGGTAAAGAAAAAGTGGAAACCTGAAGGTGTCGCTGTCTTAACTGATTATGCTGCTGCAATTGAAAATGCGGATAGCTTTACTGCTGATGATGCTAAATCAATTTTCATGGGTATTTTAGAACAACATGAAATGAAAATTGGTCATGTAATGCCTGCATTAAGAGTGGCTATCTCTGGTAAAGGTGGAGGTCCTGATTTGATGATTATGCAAGAAATCTTAG